The window GAAATTATGGTGGatataaatgatgaaaatttcacctttttcttaaaaaagatgCCTTCTTTTGCTCCTTCAACTGTAAGATTTTCGGGGTTGAACCACGAGCTCAGGGAACCCCGTCTGCTCGTCCATCTCCCTGGTGAACTGCAGGTCGACCGCCTCGCCGACGACCACTTCGGCTGTTGTGAACACCTCCAGGTCTCCCAGCACGTGACCCCCGACCGTTTTGCCCTCCCCGTCTGACAGGCAGATGTGAACGTGGGCGTCTTGGTTCAGTGTGCCGACCAGGGAGACGATCTCGAAGCGTCCGCTGAGGTGGATCACCTGACGGgaaagaccaaaaaatgaacatcataaaacacaaaggATGACACTTTAAACtctgttttatttacagttaGAACTGTTTGTAAAGAGAAGTGGAAAGTAGTTTGAGTACATTTACGCCACTCAAGtgcagtacttaagtaaaattttgaTGTTCTTTTACGTCACTtgagtatttctgttttaatctACTTTTTATGTATGCTCCAATATATTTATCTGACAGCCtcagttacttttttaaattaaaaaattacacagAAAACTCATTATAGGATTTTCAAAAATTATATATTCTTAAGGGTTGAACTACAGTTGAGTAATGCATAAAAGGTATGGTAGATCAAATTATTTCCACTTTCACCAGAGGCAACAGCAATAGTAATATTAAAGTATTA is drawn from Plectropomus leopardus isolate mb chromosome 16, YSFRI_Pleo_2.0, whole genome shotgun sequence and contains these coding sequences:
- the LOC121955814 gene encoding bifunctional protein GlmU-like, with product MNSSGGGTSLQVHVVRFGPGQELLGSLQAFVEERRLRAPFIITCVGSVTKATLRLANATATNTNEVIHLSGRFEIVSLVGTLNQDAHVHICLSDGEGKTVGGHVLGDLEVFTTAEVVVGEAVDLQFTREMDEQTGFPELVVQPRKSYS